A section of the Pseudomonas lini genome encodes:
- a CDS encoding DUF692 domain-containing protein — protein MNHSSSGLPPRSGLGLKTEHFREVLGAQPDIGFFEVHAENYMVAGGPFHHFLGLIREQYPLSLHGVGLSIGADGPLDSQHLQRLAVLIERYQPQSFSEHLAWSSHGPVFLNDLLPLAYDAPTLNRVCEHIDQVQSTLKRPMLLENPATYLAFQRSTIDEADFISEVIHRTGCGLLLDVNNVYVSCINHQRDPLAYIDALPLHAVGEIHLAGFAEDTDSLGDRLLIDDHGAPIDHAVWALYRQVLERIGPIATLIERDNQLPAFSVLHAEARQADELLHYAGGRQ, from the coding sequence ATGAACCATTCATCTTCCGGGCTCCCGCCCCGCTCCGGGCTGGGGCTCAAGACCGAGCACTTTCGTGAAGTGCTCGGTGCACAACCGGACATCGGTTTCTTCGAAGTCCACGCCGAAAACTACATGGTTGCCGGCGGCCCGTTTCATCATTTTCTGGGGTTGATCCGCGAGCAATATCCGCTGTCGTTGCACGGCGTTGGCCTGTCCATTGGTGCCGACGGTCCGCTGGATAGTCAGCACCTGCAAAGGCTTGCCGTACTGATCGAACGCTATCAACCCCAATCCTTTTCCGAACACCTGGCCTGGTCCAGCCATGGCCCGGTGTTTCTCAATGACCTGCTGCCCCTGGCCTACGATGCGCCGACGCTGAACCGCGTCTGCGAGCACATCGATCAGGTGCAGAGCACCCTCAAACGTCCGATGTTGCTGGAGAACCCGGCGACGTATCTGGCGTTTCAGCGCTCGACAATCGATGAAGCCGACTTCATCAGCGAAGTCATTCACCGCACTGGCTGCGGCCTGCTGCTGGACGTCAACAACGTCTACGTCTCCTGCATCAATCATCAAAGAGATCCACTGGCCTACATCGACGCGCTGCCGCTGCATGCGGTGGGAGAGATTCATCTGGCCGGGTTCGCCGAAGATACGGACAGCCTCGGCGACCGTCTGCTGATCGACGATCACGGCGCGCCCATCGATCACGCGGTGTGGGCGCTGTACAGGCAGGTGCTGGAGCGAATTGGCCCGATCGCCACGTTGATCGAGCGCGATAACCAGTTACCGGCCTTCAGCGTGCTGCATGCCGAAGCCCGTCAGGCCGATGAGTTGCTGCATTACGCGGGGGGCCGGCAATGA
- a CDS encoding high-affinity branched-chain amino acid ABC transporter permease LivM yields the protein MTRNLKQALFSALLVWAVAYPVLGLKLTIVGINLEVHGTSTATLITIAVCSVLMFLRVLFDQQISSAWKASPNLPVMPAKASTFLTLPTTQRWIIIALIIGALVWPFFGSRGAVDIATLVLIYVMLGLGLNIVVGLAGLLDLGYVGFYAVGAYSYALLSHYYGLSFWICLPIAGMMAATFGFLLGFPVLRLRGDYLAIVTLGFGEIIRLFLRNLTDLTGGPNGISNIPKPTLFGLTFDRTAADGLQTFHEYFGLTYNPVNKVIFLYLIAVLLSLFALFVINRLLRMPLGRAWEALREDEIACRALGLNPTIIKLSAFTLGAAFAGFAGSFFAARQGLVTPESFTFIESATILAIVVLGGMGSQLGVVLAATVMILLPEMMREFSEYRMLMFGALMVLMMIWRPQGLLPMQRPELKLRAELRK from the coding sequence ATGACTAGGAATCTTAAACAGGCGTTGTTCAGCGCCTTGCTGGTGTGGGCTGTTGCCTACCCGGTACTCGGTCTGAAACTGACTATTGTCGGCATCAACCTCGAAGTCCATGGCACCAGTACTGCAACGCTGATCACCATCGCCGTATGCTCGGTGCTGATGTTCCTGCGGGTGCTGTTCGACCAGCAAATCAGTTCGGCCTGGAAAGCCTCGCCCAACCTGCCGGTGATGCCGGCCAAGGCCAGTACCTTCCTGACCCTGCCGACCACCCAGCGCTGGATCATCATTGCGCTGATCATCGGTGCACTGGTGTGGCCGTTCTTCGGCTCCCGCGGGGCGGTGGACATCGCTACCCTGGTGCTGATCTACGTGATGCTCGGCCTGGGCCTGAACATCGTGGTCGGCCTGGCCGGCCTGCTCGACCTCGGTTACGTCGGTTTCTACGCCGTAGGCGCCTACAGCTACGCGCTGCTGTCGCACTACTATGGCCTGAGCTTCTGGATCTGCCTGCCGATCGCCGGGATGATGGCGGCCACGTTTGGCTTCCTGCTCGGCTTCCCGGTACTGCGTTTGCGCGGTGACTACCTGGCCATCGTGACCCTGGGTTTCGGTGAAATCATCCGGCTGTTCCTGCGTAACCTGACCGACCTCACCGGCGGCCCGAACGGCATCAGCAACATTCCCAAGCCAACGCTTTTCGGACTGACCTTCGATAGAACTGCCGCAGACGGACTGCAGACCTTCCACGAGTACTTCGGCCTGACCTACAACCCGGTAAACAAGGTGATCTTCCTTTACCTGATCGCGGTGTTGTTGTCGCTGTTCGCCCTGTTCGTCATCAACCGTCTGCTGCGCATGCCCCTGGGCCGTGCCTGGGAAGCGCTGCGTGAAGACGAAATCGCCTGCCGTGCGCTGGGTCTCAATCCTACGATCATCAAGCTGTCGGCCTTCACCCTCGGTGCTGCGTTCGCCGGTTTCGCCGGTAGCTTCTTCGCCGCGCGCCAAGGCCTGGTGACACCTGAATCCTTCACCTTCATCGAATCGGCGACCATCCTCGCCATCGTGGTGTTGGGCGGCATGGGCTCGCAACTGGGCGTTGTGCTCGCCGCTACGGTGATGATCCTGTTACCGGAAATGATGCGTGAGTTCAGTGAATATCGCATGTTGATGTTCGGCGCCTTGATGGTGCTGATGATGATCTGGCGTCCTCAAGGTCTGCTGCCGATGCAACGCCCCGAACTTAAATTAAGAGCGGAGCTGCGCAAATGA
- the livH gene encoding high-affinity branched-chain amino acid ABC transporter permease LivH, translated as MPDIYHFFQQLVNGLTIGSTYALIAIGYTMVYGIIGMINFAHGEVYMIGSYVAFIAIAGLAMLGLESVPLLMTAAFIATIVVTSAYGYSIERIAYRPLRGSNRLIPLISAIGMSIFLQNTVLLAQDSKDKSISNLIPGNFAIGPGGAHEVLISYMQIVVFVVTLVAMLGLTLFISRSRLGRACRACAEDIKMANLLGINTNNIIALTFVIGAALAAIAAVLLSMQYGVINPNAGFLVGLKAFTAAVLGGIGSIPGAMLGGLVLGVAEAFGADIFGDQYKDVVAFGLLVLVLLFRPTGLLGRPEVEKV; from the coding sequence ATGCCTGACATCTATCACTTTTTCCAACAGCTGGTTAATGGTCTGACCATTGGCAGCACGTATGCCCTGATCGCCATCGGCTATACGATGGTTTACGGCATCATTGGAATGATCAACTTCGCCCACGGCGAGGTGTACATGATTGGCTCTTACGTGGCGTTCATCGCCATCGCCGGGCTGGCTATGCTGGGACTCGAGAGTGTCCCGTTATTGATGACCGCGGCTTTCATCGCGACCATCGTCGTTACCAGTGCCTACGGTTACAGCATCGAACGGATTGCCTACCGCCCCCTGCGCGGCAGCAACCGTCTGATCCCGCTGATCTCCGCCATCGGCATGTCGATCTTCCTGCAGAACACGGTTCTGCTGGCGCAAGACTCCAAGGACAAATCCATCTCCAACCTGATTCCCGGCAATTTCGCCATTGGGCCAGGTGGCGCACATGAAGTGCTGATTTCCTACATGCAAATCGTGGTGTTCGTGGTGACCCTGGTCGCCATGCTCGGCCTGACGCTGTTCATCTCCCGTTCTCGTCTGGGTCGCGCCTGCCGCGCCTGTGCCGAAGACATCAAGATGGCCAACCTCCTGGGTATCAACACCAACAACATCATCGCCCTGACCTTCGTCATCGGTGCCGCACTGGCGGCCATCGCGGCCGTGCTGCTGAGCATGCAATACGGCGTGATCAACCCGAACGCCGGTTTCCTGGTCGGCCTCAAGGCCTTCACCGCAGCCGTATTGGGCGGTATCGGCAGCATCCCCGGCGCGATGCTCGGCGGGCTGGTGCTTGGGGTGGCGGAAGCCTTTGGTGCCGATATCTTCGGCGACCAGTACAAGGACGTCGTGGCGTTCGGTCTATTGGTCCTGGTGTTGTTGTTCCGGCCAACCGGCCTGTTGGGCCGTCCGGAGGTTGAAAAAGTATGA
- a CDS encoding DUF2282 domain-containing protein: MTATTRTLSATALVLALGSALSIAAVSTAHAADANMEKCFGVAMKGKNDCAAGAGTTCAGTAKTDYQANAWKLVPKGTCATTMSKTSPTGFGQMEAYKAKS, translated from the coding sequence ATGACTGCTACCACCCGCACCCTGTCCGCCACCGCCCTGGTTCTGGCCCTCGGTTCTGCCCTGAGCATTGCCGCTGTCTCCACTGCCCATGCCGCTGACGCCAACATGGAAAAATGCTTCGGCGTGGCCATGAAAGGCAAGAACGATTGCGCCGCAGGCGCTGGCACTACTTGCGCCGGTACCGCAAAAACCGACTACCAGGCCAATGCCTGGAAACTCGTCCCTAAAGGCACCTGCGCCACCACGATGAGCAAAACCTCGCCAACCGGTTTCGGCCAGATGGAAGCCTACAAAGCCAAGTCGTAA
- a CDS encoding ABC transporter ATP-binding protein, producing MLQFENVSTFYGKIQALHSVNVEVRQGEIVTLIGANGAGKSTLLMTLCGSPRAHSGSIRYMGEELVGQDSSQIMRKSIAVVPEGRRVFARLTVEENLAMGGFFTDKGDYQEQMDKVLGLFPRLKERFAQRGGTMSGGEQQMLAIGRALMSKPKLLLLDEPSLGLAPIIIQQIFDIIEQLRKDGVTVFLVEQNANQALKIADRAYVLENGRVVMTGTGEALLTDPKVREAYLGG from the coding sequence ATGCTGCAGTTCGAAAACGTTTCCACCTTCTACGGCAAGATCCAGGCACTGCACAGCGTCAACGTCGAAGTCCGCCAGGGCGAGATTGTGACCCTGATTGGCGCCAACGGTGCCGGCAAGTCGACCTTGCTGATGACCCTCTGCGGTTCGCCGCGAGCCCACAGCGGCAGCATCCGCTACATGGGCGAAGAGCTCGTCGGCCAGGACTCGTCGCAGATCATGCGTAAAAGCATCGCCGTGGTCCCGGAAGGTCGTCGGGTGTTTGCCCGTCTGACCGTGGAAGAGAACCTCGCCATGGGCGGATTCTTCACCGACAAGGGCGACTATCAGGAACAGATGGACAAGGTCCTCGGACTTTTCCCACGCCTGAAAGAGCGCTTCGCCCAGCGCGGCGGCACCATGTCGGGCGGTGAACAGCAAATGCTCGCCATCGGCCGTGCACTGATGAGCAAGCCCAAGCTGTTGCTGCTTGACGAGCCATCGCTGGGCCTGGCACCGATCATCATCCAGCAGATCTTCGACATCATCGAACAACTGCGCAAGGACGGTGTAACGGTGTTTCTGGTGGAGCAAAACGCCAACCAGGCCCTGAAAATCGCTGACCGTGCCTACGTGCTGGAAAACGGCCGGGTGGTGATGACAGGGACAGGTGAAGCGCTGTTGACCGACCCGAAAGTGCGCGAAGCGTATCTTGGTGGTTGA
- the livG gene encoding high-affinity branched-chain amino acid ABC transporter ATP-binding protein LivG codes for MSREILKVENLSMRFGGLLAVNGVALSVKEKQVVALIGPNGAGKTTVFNCLTGFYKPSGGSILLDGEAIEGLPGHKIALKGVVRTFQNVRLFKDMTAVENLLIAQHRHLNTNFLAGLFKTPGFRKSEREAMEFAEYWLDKVNLKAFANRPAGTLAYGQQRRLEIARCMMTRPRIIMLDEPAAGLNPKETEDLKALIGMLREEHNVTVLLIEHDMKLVMSISDHIVVINQGTPLANGTPEQIRDNPEVIKAYLGEA; via the coding sequence ATGAGCCGTGAGATCCTGAAAGTAGAAAATCTGAGCATGCGCTTCGGCGGCTTGCTCGCGGTCAACGGCGTAGCCCTGAGCGTGAAGGAAAAACAGGTCGTGGCACTGATCGGCCCCAACGGCGCCGGCAAGACCACCGTGTTCAACTGCCTGACCGGTTTCTACAAACCGAGCGGCGGCAGCATCCTGCTGGACGGCGAAGCGATCGAAGGCTTGCCCGGCCACAAGATCGCCCTCAAAGGCGTGGTACGTACCTTCCAGAACGTGCGGCTGTTCAAGGACATGACCGCGGTCGAGAACCTCTTGATCGCCCAGCACCGTCACCTGAACACCAACTTCCTGGCTGGCCTGTTCAAGACCCCGGGGTTCCGCAAGAGTGAGCGCGAGGCCATGGAGTTCGCCGAGTATTGGCTGGACAAGGTCAACCTCAAGGCGTTCGCCAACCGTCCGGCCGGCACGCTGGCCTACGGTCAGCAACGTCGCCTGGAAATCGCTCGCTGCATGATGACCCGCCCACGGATCATCATGCTCGACGAACCGGCCGCCGGCCTGAACCCGAAGGAAACCGAAGACCTCAAGGCGCTGATCGGCATGCTGCGTGAAGAGCACAACGTCACCGTGCTGCTGATCGAACACGACATGAAACTGGTCATGAGCATTTCCGACCACATCGTCGTGATCAACCAGGGCACGCCTCTGGCCAACGGCACGCCGGAACAGATCCGCGACAATCCTGAAGTGATCAAAGCCTACCTGGGGGAAGCGTAA
- a CDS encoding DUF2063 domain-containing protein produces the protein MSTQAAFAAALLDPQRPCPDGLLSANGADPASRFAVYRNNVQSSLINALADSYPVVSQLVGDEFFRAMAGLYVQRCPPQGPLINDYGKDFAEFIDSFEPAASVPYLADMARLERLRVQAYHAADAQPLSHEQIAAALSDPQALSELTVGFHPSLNLLTSAFTVVAIWAAHQQDATLAGIDLDHGQNALVLRNGLEVEVFAIDHGASTFIQHLQNGQSLTQALETAPAFDLSQTLALLISHNVITHFHHNQVSP, from the coding sequence ATGAGCACTCAAGCCGCGTTTGCCGCCGCCCTGCTCGATCCGCAACGGCCCTGCCCCGATGGTTTGCTCAGTGCCAATGGCGCCGATCCCGCCAGCCGTTTCGCGGTGTATCGCAACAATGTGCAGAGTTCGCTGATCAATGCCCTGGCCGACAGTTACCCCGTGGTTTCGCAGTTGGTGGGCGATGAATTCTTTCGGGCGATGGCCGGGCTGTATGTGCAGCGTTGCCCGCCTCAAGGCCCACTCATCAACGATTACGGCAAGGACTTCGCCGAGTTCATCGACAGCTTTGAACCGGCAGCCAGCGTGCCTTATCTGGCCGATATGGCACGGCTGGAGCGCTTGCGCGTTCAGGCCTATCACGCCGCCGACGCGCAGCCCCTGAGCCATGAGCAGATCGCTGCCGCGCTGTCGGACCCGCAGGCGCTGAGCGAGCTGACGGTGGGGTTTCATCCCTCCCTGAATCTACTGACTTCAGCCTTCACCGTGGTTGCGATCTGGGCGGCGCATCAACAGGACGCGACGCTGGCCGGAATCGACCTCGACCACGGGCAAAACGCGCTGGTGTTGCGCAATGGTCTGGAGGTTGAGGTTTTCGCCATCGACCACGGCGCCAGTACCTTCATTCAGCACCTGCAAAACGGCCAATCCTTGACCCAAGCGTTAGAGACAGCGCCCGCCTTCGACCTCAGCCAAACCCTGGCGCTGCTGATCAGCCACAACGTCATCACCCATTTTCACCACAATCAGGTATCGCCATGA
- a CDS encoding DUF2288 domain-containing protein, producing MTQEPSTLYAKLLGETASITWKELEPFFARGALLWVAPGLDLIAAAEAVATDEGEKVAAWLAADKVAKLSETRALDLFERDPELWAVVVSPWILIQERATS from the coding sequence ATGACTCAAGAACCTAGCACCCTCTATGCCAAGCTGCTTGGTGAGACCGCATCTATTACCTGGAAAGAGTTGGAGCCGTTCTTCGCCCGGGGTGCCCTATTGTGGGTCGCTCCAGGCCTGGATTTGATCGCTGCGGCAGAAGCAGTGGCAACCGATGAAGGCGAGAAAGTCGCTGCCTGGCTGGCCGCCGACAAGGTCGCCAAGCTGTCTGAAACGCGGGCGCTGGATCTTTTCGAACGCGATCCGGAGCTGTGGGCCGTGGTGGTTTCGCCGTGGATTCTGATCCAGGAAAGGGCGACGAGCTGA
- a CDS encoding branched-chain amino acid ABC transporter substrate-binding protein: MTKATKQISKLFAAMVLAGVASHSFAADTIKIGIAGPKTGPVAQYGDMQFSGSKMAIEQINAKGGIDGKKLEAVEYDDACDPKQAVAVANKVVNDGVKFVVGHLCSSSTQPASDIYEDEGVIMITPAATSPDITSRGYKMVFRTIGLDSAQGPAAGNYIADHVKPKIVAVLHDKQQYGEGIASAVKKTLEGKGIKVAVFEGINAGDKDFSSMVSKLKQANVDFVYYGGYHPELGLLLRQSQEKGLKAKFMGPEGVGNDSISQIAKEASEGLLVTLPKSFDQDPANIALADAFKAKKEDPSGPFVFPSYSAVQVIAEGIKAAKSEDTAKVAEAIHKGTFKTPTGDLSFDEKGDLKDFKFVVYQWHFGKPKTEVSPQ; the protein is encoded by the coding sequence ATGACTAAGGCTACTAAGCAGATTTCAAAACTGTTTGCCGCTATGGTTCTGGCCGGGGTTGCCAGCCATTCGTTCGCCGCTGACACCATCAAGATCGGCATCGCCGGCCCTAAAACCGGCCCTGTAGCCCAATACGGCGACATGCAGTTCAGTGGCTCCAAAATGGCCATCGAACAAATCAACGCCAAGGGCGGCATCGATGGCAAGAAGCTTGAAGCCGTTGAATACGACGATGCCTGCGATCCAAAACAAGCGGTTGCTGTCGCGAACAAAGTCGTCAACGACGGCGTCAAGTTCGTGGTTGGTCACCTGTGCTCCAGCTCCACTCAACCGGCGTCCGACATCTACGAAGATGAAGGCGTGATCATGATCACCCCGGCTGCCACCAGCCCGGACATCACTTCCCGTGGTTATAAAATGGTGTTCCGCACCATCGGTCTGGACAGCGCCCAGGGCCCTGCCGCTGGTAACTACATCGCCGACCACGTCAAACCAAAAATCGTTGCCGTGCTGCACGACAAACAGCAATACGGTGAAGGCATCGCCAGCGCCGTGAAGAAAACCCTGGAAGGCAAAGGCATCAAGGTTGCCGTGTTCGAAGGCATCAACGCCGGCGACAAAGACTTCTCTTCGATGGTCTCCAAGCTCAAGCAAGCCAACGTCGACTTCGTCTACTACGGCGGCTACCACCCGGAGCTGGGTCTGCTTCTGCGTCAATCCCAGGAAAAAGGCCTGAAAGCCAAGTTCATGGGTCCGGAAGGCGTGGGCAACGACTCCATTTCGCAGATCGCCAAGGAAGCTTCCGAAGGCCTGCTGGTGACCCTGCCGAAATCCTTCGACCAGGATCCGGCCAACATCGCCCTGGCTGACGCGTTCAAAGCCAAGAAAGAAGACCCGAGCGGTCCGTTCGTGTTCCCGTCCTACTCGGCTGTGCAAGTCATCGCCGAAGGCATCAAGGCCGCCAAGAGCGAAGACACCGCCAAAGTGGCTGAAGCCATCCACAAAGGCACGTTCAAAACCCCGACCGGCGACCTGTCTTTCGACGAAAAGGGCGACCTGAAGGACTTCAAATTCGTGGTTTACCAGTGGCACTTCGGCAAACCTAAAACTGAAGTTTCGCCTCAGTAA